A part of Funiculus sociatus GB2-C1 genomic DNA contains:
- a CDS encoding DUF2887 domain-containing protein yields the protein MKTDSIFYQMFQTFPGIFFELIGQSSTEGNVYEFKSVEVN from the coding sequence ATGAAAACAGACAGCATTTTCTATCAGATGTTTCAGACCTTCCCTGGCATCTTTTTTGAACTCATTGGTCAATCATCAACTGAGGGTAACGTTTATGAGTTCAAGTCAGTGGAAGTCAACTGA